The window TTATTAAGGCGCATATACTCATCCATCTATCTCTCTCTAACTAGCTTCATGGCTGCTTCGACCATTCATTGACTTCTTGATCTCTGGTCTCCATCTAACAAGTAAGAAACCCTAATTTATTCTTCTCTCCTCCTTCTCCCCTCATGTTGAGATCATCAGAAACGCTTCGTCTCCCTCATCTCCTGCTGTCTTTGGCTATTCCGGTCATCAGATTCTGCCATGGTTCCTGATGCTGAATCCTCCACAACGCTTCTTCTTTCATGTGGGTTTTCTAGTAGTTTCGCTTTTATGAGGTTATTACAAAGGGCTCATCACTTCTCTGCCGTCTCTGAGGACGACGACAACGAAGACATTCGCTTAGGATCTGATCATCAAGTAAAAGATAAACATCACCAAGTTTGTAGGAGAGATTGTAGTTTCATGGCCGATCAAGAAGAGCCGAGGAGTACAACTTCTAGGTTAAACTCCAAGGAAGACGACGACAACAACAAGAATAATACCATCAACAATGAAGCGGAAGATCATGAGATGAGACAAGAAGGGTGGCTCCGGTTAAGCTCTGGCCACGAGGATGATGTTAAACTGAATATTGACCATGTGCAACAACATCAAACCGATCCAGCGGATAGGAGAGACTCTTTTCTAGAGCTTAATCTTTTCTCTGGCGGTTCGAATAGAGAAGAAGGAGTTGGTCTTACATCAATGTCATCTCTCTTACATCATCAGCATCAGCCAAGAGGGATGATGATTAATCCATTGATGTTCCCTACCAGGCCTGATCAGGAGATGATTGGTTCTTGGGCGGCTGCCTTTAGAACGCCTTTTGTCCCACAAAACCTAGTGCAACCATCATCATCAGCTGCTTCTTTGATGCCCTTGCTAAGACCCTACTTTGGCCGCTCCAATTTTCAGCAGCAGTTAATAgggaataataataataatccggATGTGTTGGCTGGTCCAAGCTCGAGTTTTCGAGTCATTGATCCTCCTAGACGACCCCATTCCGGCGTTTGGTTCCTCCTTCAAGCTTCTCAAAACCAGTAAGTGCTAAATGTTCACTTCCTAGACACTGTTATGTAAGGTCCATAATTTCTTGATCACACAACCAAAGTTTACTAGATTGGATTTTCTAGATTCTTTCTTTTTGGTTGTAATCATAAGGTGTTCACAagattctatatttttatattttaagttctTGGTTTTATCTTTGGATAAACGTTTTAGGACAAGAGAACCATTCTTGCCTCAGATCCCAAAGAGCTACTTGAGAATCAAGTAAGTATtcattaattattaagattCTAGCACTCATTATTTCTTGGCTAACCAGCTAGGTAAATTAGTATACAAGAATGACAGATAAAAGGACGTGAGCTAAATCTAAACTTTATATATGGCTGATTAATTTTGGTGTTCTTGGATTGCGTAGGGACGGGAATATGACTGTTCGactattgaaaaaatatttggtGAATAAGTTGCGATTAGAGCACGAATCCCAggtattttttattaatctCATCAACTCTTTAATTTCTAGTAAGTATTTCTTTAACTCTAGTGTTCTAGATTCTATGAACACATTGCTTGCCGTAACTACAATCGTCTAAGttgttttcaaaaagaaaaaaaaatctaaaacgtTACATAACTACTTTTTTGATAAAGGAAATTTATGTTACATAATTACTTTATAAAGCATAAAGAGGATATGATAATAGTACgacaaaacataaaacatatagtaaaagaaaagaagaaatcgTGGAGAGGGTACATTCATGGGGGTTGGTGTACTGAGGAACATGACAATAACATTGGAACTAGATTGCCTCAAAAGTGTCTCCATGTTAATTAGGTCACAAGTAGATGTCGTTGCTAGGTATAAGCCGTTttgttctttctttgttttataTGCTTATTATCCATAAATTGATTTTCAACCTTTTTGAGTTTGTCTTACTTGCTCCTTTTTATAGTTTAGGGGTAATTGATTAACGGTCGGGCCACTAGTTAGTGCCTAGTGTGATCAACTTAATCGTCATGAAGATAAGTGCACCAACCTACTAATTTATACAcaaataatagtttaatttaGGAAACCGATtcctttataaaaatattttgtgctTGCGCTTTAAAATGTTTTGAGTACATTTTAAAACAGCATACTTTGGAAACTAGAAACCCGAACTTCCAAAAACAAAACGTGTTTTCGGTAGGTATATAGTTGGAAAGAAAAATTTAGCTCATCCGTTCCCTATACATATGCCTATTCTAGAACCAATTGTGAAACATTTTCAAAACACTGTTTCCTTTGAATTCTAGAATATTGTGGGGATAAATCACATCTACAAAACTTTCATATGTATAAATCATCAGTTTATTGTTTTcggatatatatatgtatttagcTAGTTTGAGAgattataaaccaaaataataatCTCCATAGCTAGCTTAGTTTGGGTTGGAAATGAtcttactaatatttttaactagTTTGGAAAGATACTGATTATGACTCGTTAGAAAGACCATGTAGATATGCATAcaacataccatcatataattACAAGAACATGacatatatacataaaactTTTACTATAGCTATATCGCACGCTTCTTCTAGAGCTAGTTATTATCTCAAATGATGAATACAATAAAGTAAGTTCTTATCATATACagacttttttttaaagaaagctTCATATACAGACTTATTAAAATCTTATGAGTCGAATTCGTGAAACAAAGGGTGGCGTTCCgtttatttttttggtgaaaatAGATTTCTATCTCTAAAGTTACGTACGATGCTATTCGTGATGGACCTAACTCACATCCAAAAGCTAGCTCGAGAATGGAGGTTTATCCATACACTTATATAGTGCAAATTTTAATCATTGATATATGTGCATTTATGCGCTCGATATCTCATAATACGCTATAACTTTTATGATTCCTGAATTAATAATTACAATTTCTATTGCCAACGAATAATTACACACGCAAAACTTGAAACTTCTTTTCTAGGCTAAGGGATCATTCAATAATTCAGTAACTATAATGTGCTTGAAAACGTCATTAATGGTGTGCTCAAACAAAAAAGAAGTACGAGATGGGGGTATGCATATCTTTGTTTTCTAATACGCATTAGTTAAGATGTGTGACATGTCCATATCTTGatcaataataaaaatttcattGACAAGATGTGTTTATTTATTGTCCGTTTCTCCTGaactatataaaaggaattgATAGCATAGAAAATCAGTTTGAGTTAcatattttacaaatattttatagtattaattttaCAGTTTATAAAATTAGCTCATACGGCACGTATAATTGTAATTTAACCATAAAATATCATATTAGTGCGTATATGAATAAATGCAAAAGGGAATCATCAGGCAACATATCAGTTCAGATAGAGATCTAAAGActttatttgaaatttatttagggattgatttgaatatttttaaccCGGAAATAGGGTTACGTCCACACGGTCATCATGGTTTATTCCTTTTTGGATGATCATTAATTTCTTTTGGGACAACAAGATGATCATTAATCAAAGTTGCAATTAAATGCATTTCTTATATGTGTGCGCGCGTgtatatatttctataaatataaaaataatataatgatGTGAATGTGTGTATAATAGATTTGAGTAGGCAAAGGTATCAAGAGtgcaaaataaatatgaatgtAATGATTAGCCAGCCATAATCTGACTTCGTGGAGGCATTGTCTTCCATTTTTGTCTCTCTCCCTCTTTTTAAGTTTCCTTTGACTTTTTAGacgtaagaaaacaaaaagcttTAAAAGCAAAAAGTATTtcagaaatttcaaattttcctTTTGTCccggtgatttttttttgtcaactactcATCCTTCATtccacaaaataaataaataaatccaGAAATGACAATTCCTTATATTTGgtaaaaatattagttaaacCGTGTTTCTCTCCTTTTCTGAATAATAAAATAACTTGAATATTTATTCccatttgttattttataaaaaaaattaatcgtaGTTCactacaaatataaaaatgtccTGAAAAAATATAGATGGTATTTATTTTCATGATGAACCTTAGTTAATATTccatatgttttaaaatacttgATGTTTTAAATGAATGCACAAGAATtaaagtaacattaaaaatataaaataaaactaattcagCCAATCATAAAAACAACTACTATAAAACATTATTGGTGACATAGTTTTctgtaaaactaaaattaatataaaaatatcaaaacatcaagtattttaaaatattttaaactttccaaaacatcatctattttgaaacgaaGGAAAACACTTTCTTGGATTAGAAACTTAGAATGTTGGTTacgttatttatttatttatatattttgtatataaactaTGGTTCTACTCTTCTACCTTTGATATAGAAAAACATCCCAAAACGAAAAAGCTTTTGATGgtcatttattattataaaatgttttatttctttccttgttttgtttattattctAAAATGGTATAGCAGAAGATGCCTATAAAtatgacttaaaaatatttcacaGATTAAACGCATTTGTTCGTTCTACCACATACAGTAAACCGTCATGCTTATGTTAGAAGTGGCTCATCAACACAAACAGTATATTTCTCTCGCCTTGGTTTAGCTAACTAGTGTCTCGTGTAGGACCATTTCTTTACAAAACCCCTAATGAATTTGGTGCTTGAAAAGCCTTTTCCATATCAATCATATTCATATCCTCTTTAAGTGCTGCACTTTCTTAATTATTTCCTTATCATCCATCCACTGCAGCCTATCTAAATGTTAGATGTTTTCCTTTTGTTTCGAATCAACACGTGTCTTTATCAGCAAGACTTTGTTTAATTAAATTCTCcactatatttttttcttcaattcATTGGTATTGATCCGGCTACTTGTAAACTAAGAGCTGGATGTAATGAACCTCTAAATGTTCGTAGGCTGATGTTTGGTCCATGAATGCATCACTCCATGCTTATTGAGAATTTGCATTTTGTGGGAAAACTACTTgcacaatttatatatttgtcagcATACCGTAGAAATGTTTTTACAGTACTTTATGTTCTTGAATGAATGTATTACTAATTAATGGGTCAACCATAAATTTATGATAATCTATCTTTAAGTATGAAAAAACTTATAACGCTGACCTTCGTCGTATGTAGTCCAAGATCTGTCGGCCTAGGATAGGATCAGTAAACTATTCACTTTCTCACGACTAGTTaactattttgaaatttacacaATTTTCCCGACTGGTTTTACACCTCacaaaaatcatgtttttctcacatcactttttttttttttctcacatcACTTTCATTTGTACTTCCATTTTATAACCACATTTCTcccgttatatatatatatatttttaaaaagcacATCATctttgtgttgttttttttttgactgaacATATCATCATAGTTGTATAGTGATAAAATCAATTCcgttaaatttattaatatttttacaactAAGCACTTTAATTTCCTTCAAGAAACTTAATATGCATCATAAAATATAAAGCACGTCTCGAAAAAGTCAATTCGAACGTCCAAAATCTGGGTACCATACGTTGTTAAATATATAGAGGCCAAGGTATATTCGTACGCTAGTAAATGTTTTTAAGCTGCAAGTTGGCATGCAACTTATATATAGGCATATATTGAtgataaatacatattttacgTCGGGAAAAAGTAATGCATGAAGTCGCCCTCAACAACAGAATCATTGTTGCTCAAAGAAATTgcattttaaaaagaaacactAAAGGGCAGATAAGAAGCCATGAACATGATCtcctttaagttttttttttttaatgatctCCTTTAAGTTAGTGATGCGATGCATgcaaaacatttaaatatatatgcatatccGACTACGACTTTCATGGTCCCtattttatattcaatttaaaatTACGTTATTATTTATGTATGTAGGTCctttaataacaaaatataaa of the Brassica rapa cultivar Chiifu-401-42 chromosome A03, CAAS_Brap_v3.01, whole genome shotgun sequence genome contains:
- the LOC103856009 gene encoding uncharacterized protein LOC103856009 isoform X1, whose amino-acid sequence is MVPDAESSTTLLLSCGFSSSFAFMRLLQRAHHFSAVSEDDDNEDIRLGSDHQVKDKHHQVCRRDCSFMADQEEPRSTTSRLNSKEDDDNNKNNTINNEAEDHEMRQEGWLRLSSGHEDDVKLNIDHVQQHQTDPADRRDSFLELNLFSGGSNREEGVGLTSMSSLLHHQHQPRGMMINPLMFPTRPDQEMIGSWAAAFRTPFVPQNLVQPSSSAASLMPLLRPYFGRSNFQQQLIGNNNNNPDVLAGPSSSFRVIDPPRRPHSGVWFLLQASQNQTREPFLPQIPKSYLRIKDGNMTVRLLKKYLVNKLRLEHESQVEIRCRGQELEQVLTLQHVRDAMWRGSRESSSTISQNLTLLPNSSTSDHLMVLHYGRSTLS
- the LOC103856009 gene encoding uncharacterized protein LOC103856009 isoform X2, whose product is MVPDAESSTTLLLSCGFSSSFAFMRLLQRAHHFSAVSEDDDNEDIRLGSDHQVKDKHHQVCRRDCSFMADQEEPRSTTSRLNSKEDDDNNKNNTINNEAEDHEMRQEGWLRLSSGHEDDVKLNIDHVQQHQTDPADRRDSFLELNLFSGGSNREEGVGLTSMSSLLHHQHQPRGMMINPLMFPTRPDQEMIGSWAAAFRTPFVPQNLVQPSSSAASLMPLLRPYFGRSNFQQQLIGNNNNNPDVLAGPSSSFRVIDPPRRPHSGVWFLLQASQNQTREPFLPQIPKSYLRIKDGNMTVRLLKKYLVNKLRLEHESQVFFINLINSLISSKYFFNSSVLDSMNTLLAVTTIV